Below is a window of Rhodopseudomonas sp. P2A-2r DNA.
TGGCAAGCGCATAGGCGGCCGGCAGCGCCACCAGAATCTGGAGAACGAAGATCGATACCGTGACGATCAGTCCGTTGAGCAGGATGCGCCACAGGTCGGCCTTGACGAAGGCGGTGCGCAGATTGTCCCACAGCGCGAAGGTCTGCGGAATCAGGTGCACGCTGCTGGAGAAGATCTCGGTCTGCGGTTTCGATGCGGTGGAGATCATCCAGATGAAGGGCATCAGGATGACGAGCGCGCCGCCCAGCAGCACCGCGTGGCGGGCGAGGGCCCAGGGTGAAAATCGGGGATGCGGCTTCATGCGTCGTGCGCTCCGCGGTCGGCGAGGAAAGACTTCACCAGCGTCAGCAGCAGGACGAAGATCAGGAACACGACCGTGAGCGCCGCGCCGTAGCCGGAACGGAAGAATTCGAAGCTCTCGGTGTACATGGTGTAGATCAGCACCTCGGACGATTTCGACGGTCCGCCCTTGGTCAGGACCTGCACCGTATCGAAGACCTGAAACGAGCGGATGCCGCTGATCACCACGACGAAGGCAGTCACGGGACCGAGCATCGGCCATGTCACCAGCCGGAACCGCGACCACGCGCTGGCCGCGCCGTCGATCTCGGCGGCGTCATAGAGTTGCCTGGGGATCGACACGATGCCGGCGAGAAACAGCACCATGTTGAAGCCGACGGCCTGCCAGATACCGATCGCGCAGAGCGAATACAGCGCCGTATGGCGATCCTGCAGCCAGCTGTAGCCTTGGATGCCGATGCCGCGCAAAGCGCCGTTCACCAGTCCGAATTGCGGATGCAGCATGAACTCCCAGACGATGGCCATGGCGATCAGGGTGGCCATCACCGGCAGAAAATAGATGGTGCGGTACCAGCTGCGCAGGCTGGTCCCGCTTTGGATCAGCAGCGCGATGCCGAGCCCGAGTGCTACCGAGCCCGGAACCACGATCGCGACGTAGGTCAGGGTATTGCGCAGCGATATCCAGAACACCTTGTCGGCCATCATCTCCTGGTAGTTGGCCATGCCGATCCAGGAGAAGGACGGGGCACCGAGCTGGTAGTCGGTAAAGGACAATGCCAGCACGCTGGCCAGCGGGCCAAGCAGCACGATGGCTATCAGCACTGCCGCGGGCGCGACCAGCAGCAGCGCGGTCCGCGATGCGCCCGTCCGGCGCATGCCGATGCGTGCTATCGACATCGTGCGGTCGGCCGTGCTTCCGGCCAGTGTCAGTGCGGCGTCAGACAAGGGCGATCTCCCGCACCCGCTCGAGCCTCGCCTGGCCGACGGCGTCGATGCGTTTGCCGCCGGAGTCGAACGCGCGCACGGCGTCGGGGGCGAAGCCGCAGGCAATCGAACTGCCGATCTCGGGCAAGTGCCGGGGATCATTGATCCGGGCGACGAGCGGAGCGTCCATGCCGTCGATACCGATGTGGACGAACGCCTCGGAGCCCATGTTTTCGAGATGCACGACATGGCCGGCGAACGGGCCTGTGCCGAGTTCGATCCGCTCCGGACGCACGCAGATCCTGCATACGCCGGCGGCCCCCGCTGTCGACAAAGCGAGGCTGCGGCCGAAGACTTCAAGGCCGCCATCGGTACGGATGGCGCCCGGCAGAACATTGATCTTCGGGCTGCCGACAAACTCCGCGACGCGGATGTCGCGCGGATTCTCGTAGACGTCCGTGGGCGTGCCGACCTGCACGAGTTCGCCCGCGATCATCACCGCGATCCGTCCGGACATGGTCATGGCCTCGGCCTGGTCGTGGGTGACATAGATGAAGGTGGTTTTCAGCCGGCGATGCAGCTGGGCGATTTCGGCGCGCATGTGGACGCGGAGCTTGGCGTCGAGGTTCGACAATGGCTCGTCGAACAGGAACGCCACCGGCTGGCGCACGATGGCGCGGCCGACCGCCACGCGCTGGCGTTGTCCGCCGGACAGCTGGCCCGGCTTGCGGTGCAGCAGCGGCGAGATTTCGAGCTGCGCGGCGACCTTCTCCACGTCCGCGCTGATGCCGCGTTCGGTGTGACGCCGCCCCGGGATGAGTCGTCCGAGCAGCGGCAGCCGCTGAAAGGCCGACAGGCGCTTCATGCGCAGTGGAACGGCGATGTTTTCGAACACACTGAGATGCGGGTAGAGCGCGTAGGACTGGAACACCATCGCCAGGTTGCGGGCGCTCGGGCGTATTCCATCCACCTGGGCGCCATCGATGCGCACCTCGCCGGAGGTTTGTGATTCCAGCCCGGCGATGATGCGCAACAGCGTGGACTTGCCGCAGCCGGAGGGGCCGACCAGCGAGATGAACTCGCCGTCCTCGATCGAAAGCTCGACGCCCTTCAGGACGTCCGTCGATTCGAACGATTTGCGGATCGCGCTGAGTTCTATTCTGGCCATCGTCCGTACCCCGACTGCAATGCAGCAACGGGCGATGGTTAAGAGGCGGAGTTGACAGTCACATAACAGTCAAGGAGTTTCCTATGTTGAATCCAACGGTCTCCTTTGTTGGTTTCCGCCATACCGCTGTTGTCAGGCAGAAGGCGCAAAATCGTGGCTTTGACGTCGGCGCGCATGCGCGCCGTGAATGCCGTGTTCGAAACCGGCAATTTTTCGTCCGCAGCAAGACGTCTCGGTGTTTCGCAGCCTTCGATCGCCCAGCTGGTCCGCGACCTTGAGGCCGACTTCGGCGTGAAGCTGTTCGACCGCCACGGCCATCATCTGATGGCGACCCCGCTGTGTCGCCAGCTGTACGCCACGACCAGCCGGCTGGCGGCGATGGAAGCCGATGCGATCGGCATTCTCGAACAGCGCGAGGAACTTGCCGGAGGTGAGTTGCGCGTCGGGTTGGGCAATTCGATGCCGGGAATGGCGCTCATTTCGGCCTTCAAGGCACTTTACCCGAAGATCCAGGTCCGCATCGAAATCGGCAACTGGTCGGAAATCATGGCTGCGGTGATCGACCAGCGCGTCGATGTCGCCGTGCTCCCCGAGGTGCCGCAGGATCGCCGGTTCCGCTGCGAGGTCTGCCTCAGTCAGCGGGTGGTCGCGATATGCCATCCCGAACATCCGCTCAATGTGCAAGGGCAGATGTCCATCACCGGCCTGATGCAATATCCGCTGGTGTTTCGCACGCGCAATTCGTCGACCCAGCGCATCGTCGACAAGGCATTCCGCGCATCAGGGTTGCGGCCGGAACCGGCCATTGTCGTCAACAGCCGGGAAGGCATGCTGGAGGCGGTCGCCAACCGGCTCGGCGTCGGCTTCCTGTGGGAGCACGGCTCGAGCCGGACGGACCGCATCGCGAAAGTCGTGGTGTCGGAGATGGACATCGCGCTGCCCGAATATATTTTTGCGCTGTTCGGCACCAAGGGGGCGCTGGTGGAGCTGTTCTTCAACGCGCGCCACGCGATGCCGGGCGCTTAGCCGGCATCGCGCTACGGCCGTCAGCACTCCGGCGCCTTCACCACCACGACGCCATCCGCGGCGCGAACGCCATTGCCTTTCGCTCCCACGAACAGCGGGTTGATCTCCGCCTCCAGAAGATGGTCGCCGATGGTGCCGACCATATCCGAGAAAGCCATCAACGCATCCAGCAAGGCATCAATATCCGCCTCGGGACGGCCGCGATAGCCTTTCAAAAGCGGAGCAGACTTCAACTCGTCGATCATCTCGCGCGCGTCATTTCGCGTGATCGGCGCCAGCCGCAGTGACGTATCCTTGTACAGTTCGGCGGCGACTCCGCCCATCCCGAGCAGGATGCAATGGCCGAGCTGTTCATCTGCCTTGAAGCCGATAATCAGCTCGACGCCCTTGGCCAGCTCCTGCACCAGGAAGCCCTCCGGCGCCAGGCCGGTTGCCGCCGTGAATGCGCCGGCCATGCGCTTGCAGGCTGCGGTGACGTCGGCCGTGGCAATGTTCACGGCCACGCCGCCGACGTCAGACTTGTGGAGGACATCACGCGAAAGAACCTTGACCACGACGTTGCCGTCAAAACGGCCGGCGCATGCCTGTGCTTCCACGGGGGTCTGGGCACAGAATTCGCGCGCGATTGGCATTCCGAACTTTGCGAACAACGCCTTGCTCTCATATTCATTGAGCGGGCCGGGCCGCAGCATCGCCAGGATGCCGGCGTCGGACGGTTTTTTCTCCGCAACGATGGTCGGTGCCGGGGCAGGAGCATTCTGCCAGCGCCACAACGCCGACAGGGCTGCGGCGCACGATTCCGGTGCTGCAAAAGTCGGAATGCCCGCCAGATTGAAATGCCGCACGGCGTCCGGCGCGTGCGGGCTGGCGAAGGCGATGATCGGCTTGTCGAACCGGGCAAAGCATTCGCGCAATGGCTCGCCGACAATCTCGGGCTGGGTCATCGAGGACGATCCGAGGATGACTGCGACCGCATCGTAGGACGCGCTTTCCAGAACGGCCTCAATGACTCCGCGAAAGTATTGCGGCGTGACCCCGGCAAGGGTCACATCGATCGGATTGCGGTCGAGCACCGCGTCGGGGATGGCAAGGGCGTTCAGGCGTTGGGCAGTTGCCGGCTCGGGAGCCGGCACGTCGAAACCCGCGAGACCGGCGGCATCCGCCACCAGGCTGGCTGCGCCCCCGTGGAGGTGATCACGGCCAGACGCCGCCCCGCCAGATGACGGCCGCCACCGAGGACCAGCGGAAAGTCGAGCAGGTCCGAGAACCGCTCAGCCCTGATGATGCCGAGCTGTTTGAATAATGCGTCGTAGGCTGCATCGGAGCCCGCCAGGGCGCCGGTGTGGGAGACCGCCGACTGAGCGCCTGCGGACGACCGCCCGACCTTGAATGCGACGATCGGCTTGCCCGCTTTCGCCGCTCGGAGCGCGGCGTCGCGAAACTGCTGGGGCTTGCGCAGGCCTTCGAGATACAGCGCCAGCACTTTTGTCGCGGGGTCGTCGATCAGATACTCCATCAGATCCGACACATCGACATCCGCCTCGTTACCGGTAGCGATCAGCTTCGAAAATCCGATGCCGAGCGCATCGGTGCGCGAGAGCAGGGAGCCGAGGATGCCGCCGCTCTGCGATACCAGCGCGGTAGAACCGGGAAGCAGTGCGTTGACCCCAAGCGCGGCACTTGCAGACAGCACAACGCCGTCGGTGACATTGACCAGCCCGATCGTGTTGGGCCCGAGGATGCGCATGGTGCCCGCGGCCTCCTTGAGCATTTGCTGCCGCTGCACACCTTCCGGACCGCTCTCTCCGAAGCCGCCGGCTAGCACGATGGCGGCGCCGGTTCCGATCGCGGCGAGATCGCGGACGATATTGACGACGCGGCTTGAACCTACCAGCACAATCGCCACGTCAGGCGCGTGCGGAAGCGCCTTAACGTCCGCGAAGCAGGGATGGCGACCGATCGACGAGACGCGCGGATTGACCGGCAGAATTTCGTGGGCGTAGCCGTACTTCTCGAGGAAGGCGAGCGGCCGGCCGGTCAGCTTGCCGGCGTCGGTCGACGCGCCGATGATGGCGACGCTGCGGGGGCTGATCAGGCGATCCAGCGACTTCATGTCAACGCTCCCGACGCTTTGACTTGTCGAGAAATGCGGCTACGGAGTCGTGATGCTGGGCGGTGGTGTAGCAGATCGCCTGGGCCTCACGCCCGAGGGCAAACACCTGCTCCTCGGCGGTTTCGAAGGTGCGGTCCAGAATGGCTTTCGACAACGCGATCGCCGCGCTGGAGCCGCGCCCGAGCTCGCGTCCCCACGCTGCAGCATCGCTCACAAGCGTGGCGGCGGGGCTGACGCGGTCTGCCAGACCGATATCGAGCGCCTCCGTCGGCGCGACCGAGCGCCCCGTGAAGATGAGCTCCTTGGCGCGGGACAGTCCGACGCGGCGGGGAAGAAAATACATGCCGCCGCCGTCGGAAACGAGCCCCCTCTTGATGAAACTCATCATGAAGACGGCCTCTTCGGATGCGACGATGAAATCGCAGGCCAGTGCCATATCGCAGCCGAGCCCCGCGGCAGCGCCGTTGACTGCGGCGATGGTCGGCTTGCCGAGGCCGTGCAACGCCGCCACGCCTTTGTGTGTTCGCTGCTGCCGACGCCAGCCATTGAAGGCGACGTCTCCGGCCGGGACCGCAAGCCGCTCTTTCATCCCGCCGACGTCGCCGCCGGAGCAGAACGACTGGCCGCTGCCAGTCAAGACGACCGCGCGAACGGCGTTGTCATTCCCGACCTGCTCGATGATGGATATCAGCTCGGCCCGCATCTCGTCATTGATCGCATTGCGGACTTCGGGCCGATGCAGCGTGATGATCGCAACGCCGTCATCGATCGATAGTTGGACAAGACCGGTCATATGTTTCTCTTTCATCGTCGTTTGTAGAAATCGTCGCGGGACAAATCGCAGGCGATCCGCAGGGATTGCCGGTCGGAAATTATTCGGCCTTGATGTTGGCGTCCTTGATCAGCTTGGCCCAGCGGATCTCCTCGCTGTGCACATACGCGTCCAGTTCCGCGGGTGAGCTGCCCACCATGATGAGCCCCTCATTGGTTTCGAGGCGCTTGAATGCGCCGGCGCTGACCGCATCTCTGGTCGCCTTGTTCAGGCGGTCGATGATCGGTGCCGGTGTTTTCGCAGGTGCGTACAGGCCGTACCACGACTCCGCCGCATAACCCGGGACGCCGGATTCCGCCACGGTCGGAATATTGGGGTAGGCCGGCGAGCGCTCCGGTGAGGTCACCGCAATGGCGCGCAGCTGTCCGGACTCGACGAGCGCCCCGGCGCTCGCCACTGTTGTGAACATCACTTGAATCTGCCCGCCGAGCAGATCGCTGATCGCAGGTGCGGCGCCCTTGTAGGCCACCGTGGTCATTTTCACATTGGCCATGACGTTGAACAGCTCGCCGGCGAGATGAGCCGATGTTCCGATACCGAACGTGCCGTAGTTCATCTTGTCCGGATTTTTCCTGGCTTCAGCTATCAGGTCGGCAATCGACTTGATGTTCGACGAGGGGCTGACCACCACGATATTGAACGACCTTGCGATCAATGAAACCGGCGCGAAGTCCTTGTGCGGATCGAACGGGAGCTTGGCATTCAGGCTTGGATTGACGGCATGGGCAAAGGTGGCCATCAGCAGCGTGTAGCCGTCCGGATCGCTAGTCGCGACGGCCTGGGTGCCGAGGATTGTGCCCGCGCCTGGCCGATTCTCGACGATCATCGACTTCTTCAAGTCGGTCGAGACTGCCTGCGCCAGCGTCCGGGAAACGATGTCGGTCCCGCCGCCGGCTGCGAAGGAACCACGAGCTTGATGATCTTCTCGGGGTATTCGGCGCGAGCAGGCACCGATCCCGCGACCATCAAGGCACCCATTAGCGCGGACGCGATCATGTGGTGAAGCGGGAGTTTTGGCCGATGTGGCGAAGCCTGGGCTACGGAACCGGTCGCGGGTCGTTGCGTCGTGCGCGTCCTGGACATGCTTACCTCCAATGGGTTTAACCGCGGCATCTCAGTCGTGCCGCTCTCGGAGGTAGGCCAAGGCCGCCTCACCCAAGCCACTAGCAGAACCGGGACCGGCCGCCGCCCCATCATTTCCAACTGGTGGAATTGGAGGGATTGTTCTATTGAACGGCTAGGAACCCGGATTGGATCGCCAGCATGGACGCGGCACGCTTTGTTCCACGGAAGGCGCCGGCCAATCGTTCGCTCGAACGGGGCGTGGCGTTGCTCAGGGCGTTCAGGCCGGGAGCCGAGCTGCTCGGCAACGGCGAGCTGTCGGAACGAACGGGACTGTCTCCGGCGACCGTCAGCAGGCTGACGCAAACTCTTGTTCGGGTCGGTTATCTCGAACATGACCCGGTGCAGCGGGCCTACCGGCTTGGCGCCGCGGTGCTCAGCCTCGGTCATGCCATACGCACGGGATCGTCCGTTGTGCGCGTCACCACGCCGCTCATGAAGGCGCTGGCTCGGCGCATGCGCATCAATGTCGGTCTCGCAGTGCGAGATGGCGACGAGATGGTGTACCTGGAGTCCGTGCGCTTCAATAGCCGGGCGTCCCAGCGTGCCGTGGTCTCCGGACATCGGGTGCCCATCGAGCTCACGGCTTTAGGTCGGGCGTTTCTGGCCGTCGCCAAGGAGCCCGAGAAGTCGGCGCTGCTGGCCGAATTGAAAGCCAAGGGACGCAAACGATGGTCGCTGATCGAGCAGGAAATTGCCGGCGCCGCCAGCAGTATTCAAAGACGGCAATATTGCTTTGCGACCTGGCAGCCGGGAGTGACTGCGCTCGCCACGCCGGTCGTCCTGGAGGGCCGCCCCATTTACGTCGTCAATGTCAGCGTGACCTCGGAGCGGTCATCCGCCGAGGTGGTCGAAAGCCTGTGGGGTCCGCTGCTGGATCTCGCCGCGCAGATCAAGGCCGCCATTACAGAACTGGACTATCCTCCATCCTGACCGGCCGCCGATGCGCGGCCGGTCGCTGAGCTGGCTCAGGCCTGGATGGACTCGACGCCGCACCATTCGGCGATGAACAGCGCCAGTGTCGTCGTGGTCTTCTTCAGCGACGGCAGATTGACGCCTTCGTCGAAGCCGTGGACGCCGCGCGAGATGCAGCCGTAGTTCAGCGTCGGGATGTCATCGAACAGCGCGTAAACCCGGCTGTCGAGATAGGCCAGCGAGATTTCGCGCTTCGGCTCCTGGCCGAACACCGTCTCATGCGCCGCGGCCAGCGTGGCTTCGGCGTCGGAGCCGGGCTTCAGCTCGTAGCCTTCGGCCTGGAAGCCATTGAAGGTAACGGTCGGCGGGATGTTCGACAGGAACGCGTCGCCACGCGTGAAGGCCGCCACGCATTCCGTGATCTCCTTCTTCGCGGCTTCCGCGGTCTTGCCGGGCAGCAGCGAGATCCGCATGTCGACCTTGCACCAGGCCGGTACCGAGGACGCCCAGTCGCCGCCGACGATCTTGCCGATGTTGAGATTGACCGGCTTGTCGATGTTCTTGAAATGCTCCATCGTATCCTTGGTCGCGTTCCACTTCGCTTCCAGCTTGCGCAGCTCGCCGATCACGCGGTAGGCGGCGTCGATCGCATTGGCGCCGGTCCCCATCCGTTGCACGTGGACCGGCACGCCGCGGACTTCAAGCTGGAACCAGACCACGCCGATATTGGCGCGGGTGATGGTCTCGTGGGAAGGCTCCGACACCACCACGGCGTCTGCCTTGTAGCCGCGCAGATGGGTCATCAGCGCGCCGTCGCCGGTGGACTCTTCTTCCACGACGGATTGCAGATAGACGGTGGCCGCCGGCTGCAGGCCGAGGCTTTTCAGCGCGTCGAGCGCAAAGATGTTGGAGGCGCAGCCGGCCTTCATGTCGCCGGCGCCGCGGCCCTGCATCCAATCGCCCTGAATCACCGGGTCGAACGGTGCGGTGGCCCACATGTCGTGGGGGCCAGCCGGCACCACGTCGACGTGGCCCTGCATGATCAGCGAGCGGCCCTTGTCGTCGCGTGGATAATGCGTGCCGACGACGATCGGTGCGGTCGAGTGCAACTCGTCCCAGGCCCCGGCGCCCGGATGGGCGGCCAGCGCCGCGCGGTCCATCTCGAAGCGCTCCATCTTGTAGCCGCGTTCCTTCATGGCGCGGAACATGAAGTCCTGCATGGTGTGTTCGTTGCCGCGCGTCGAGACGTGGCGAACCATATCCTGAGTGAACTTGATTTGGGCGTCGAAGTTCTTTTCGACCGCGGCAATGATCTTGTCGCGCAGTTGGGGATCGAGTGTCATGGGGAGTCCTTGGATTGGTAGTTTGAAAAAACGTGACAGCGGCACTCGATCACCTCTCCCCGATGGGGAGAGGTGAAGAAGCTACGCCGAGATCGGCGTCGAGTGGCCGCTGCCGATCATCATCGCGCGGCTTCGAAACCGCCGAGGGTGGCGGTGAGATTGGCACCGAGAATGTCGGACAGATAGCCGCCTTCCTGGACCAGCACGGTGGGCAGGCCGAGTCGGGCAATGGCAGCGCCGATGCGGCCGAAGCCGGCGGTGGTGACCTTCAGCGCGGCGAGCGGATCGTGCTCGGACGCGTCGAGGCCCAGCGCCACCACCAGCGCGGTGGGGGCGAACGATGCGATGGTCTTCTCGGCGATGGCCATCGCTTCGATGTAACCATCGTCGCCGGTCCCCATCGGCAGGGGAATGTTGAGATTGGCGCCAAGGCCGTTGCCTTCGCCGCGCTCATGGGCGTAGCCCCACACGAACGGATAGTAACCGACGGGGTCGGCGTGGATCGATACTGTCAGCACGTCGGGCCGTTCGTAGAAAATGCCCTGGGTGCCGTTGCCGTGGTGCACGTCGACATCAAGGATGACCACGCGCTCGTGCTTGAGCCGCAGATGCTCGGCGGCGATGGCCGAATTGTTCATGAAGCAAAAGCCGCCGGCCATGTCGCGATAGGCGTGATGGCCGGGCGGACGGCACAGCGCATAGACGGCGTCTTCGCCATCCAGCACCATCTGCGCCGCGGTCACGGCGACGTCGGTGGAGGCGCAGGCGCCGGCCCAGGTGCCGACGCCGATCGGGCAGGCGGTGTCCGCCGTATGCCAGCCGAGTTTGCCGATGATGTGGGTCGGGTAGTTGCCGGGCACGCGGTTCGGATGGAAGTTGGCGATCATTTCCGGGCCGTAATCCGGCAGTTGCGTCCACTCGTCCCAGGCGCCTTCGAGAAAGCGCAGATATTCCGGACTGTGCACCCGCGCCCGCGGGCCCTGGCCGAATTCGGTAGGCGTGACCAGCGTGTGGTTGCCGTCCTTCAGGCCTTTCAGCAGGCGATCGGCACGCTCGGGCTGTTCGGTGGTGCGCCGGACCTGGCCGCGCACCAGGAAGAATTGCGGATCGTGGCTGCGATGCTTGTCGGTATAGACGGCCTTCACGTGGAGGCTCCATTGGTTGGGGTTGGAATTTCGCGGACCATTTTTGCGACTTCGCGCCAGGCGGCGCCGATGTGATAGTCGATGCGGGCGACGATGATGTCTGGATGGCCCTGTTCGATGACGTCGAGCAGCACCTGATGGGTCTCGGCGATGCGGCGCGGATCGTCGTAGAGCCGGCCGATCAGGCCGATCACCATGCGCAGCTCTGAGGCGAGATCGTCGAA
It encodes the following:
- a CDS encoding carbohydrate ABC transporter permease, which translates into the protein MSIARIGMRRTGASRTALLLVAPAAVLIAIVLLGPLASVLALSFTDYQLGAPSFSWIGMANYQEMMADKVFWISLRNTLTYVAIVVPGSVALGLGIALLIQSGTSLRSWYRTIYFLPVMATLIAMAIVWEFMLHPQFGLVNGALRGIGIQGYSWLQDRHTALYSLCAIGIWQAVGFNMVLFLAGIVSIPRQLYDAAEIDGAASAWSRFRLVTWPMLGPVTAFVVVISGIRSFQVFDTVQVLTKGGPSKSSEVLIYTMYTESFEFFRSGYGAALTVVFLIFVLLLTLVKSFLADRGAHDA
- a CDS encoding ABC transporter ATP-binding protein — translated: MARIELSAIRKSFESTDVLKGVELSIEDGEFISLVGPSGCGKSTLLRIIAGLESQTSGEVRIDGAQVDGIRPSARNLAMVFQSYALYPHLSVFENIAVPLRMKRLSAFQRLPLLGRLIPGRRHTERGISADVEKVAAQLEISPLLHRKPGQLSGGQRQRVAVGRAIVRQPVAFLFDEPLSNLDAKLRVHMRAEIAQLHRRLKTTFIYVTHDQAEAMTMSGRIAVMIAGELVQVGTPTDVYENPRDIRVAEFVGSPKINVLPGAIRTDGGLEVFGRSLALSTAGAAGVCRICVRPERIELGTGPFAGHVVHLENMGSEAFVHIGIDGMDAPLVARINDPRHLPEIGSSIACGFAPDAVRAFDSGGKRIDAVGQARLERVREIALV
- a CDS encoding LysR family transcriptional regulator, with translation MALTSARMRAVNAVFETGNFSSAARRLGVSQPSIAQLVRDLEADFGVKLFDRHGHHLMATPLCRQLYATTSRLAAMEADAIGILEQREELAGGELRVGLGNSMPGMALISAFKALYPKIQVRIEIGNWSEIMAAVIDQRVDVAVLPEVPQDRRFRCEVCLSQRVVAICHPEHPLNVQGQMSITGLMQYPLVFRTRNSSTQRIVDKAFRASGLRPEPAIVVNSREGMLEAVANRLGVGFLWEHGSSRTDRIAKVVVSEMDIALPEYIFALFGTKGALVELFFNARHAMPGA
- a CDS encoding acetate--CoA ligase family protein, yielding MADAAGLAGFDVPAPEPATAQRLNALAIPDAVLDRNPIDVTLAGVTPQYFRGVIEAVLESASYDAVAVILGSSSMTQPEIVGEPLRECFARFDKPIIAFASPHAPDAVRHFNLAGIPTFAAPESCAAALSALWRWQNAPAPAPTIVAEKKPSDAGILAMLRPGPLNEYESKALFAKFGMPIAREFCAQTPVEAQACAGRFDGNVVVKVLSRDVLHKSDVGGVAVNIATADVTAACKRMAGAFTAATGLAPEGFLVQELAKGVELIIGFKADEQLGHCILLGMGGVAAELYKDTSLRLAPITRNDAREMIDELKSAPLLKGYRGRPEADIDALLDALMAFSDMVGTIGDHLLEAEINPLFVGAKGNGVRAADGVVVVKAPEC
- a CDS encoding CoA-binding protein, with amino-acid sequence MKSLDRLISPRSVAIIGASTDAGKLTGRPLAFLEKYGYAHEILPVNPRVSSIGRHPCFADVKALPHAPDVAIVLVGSSRVVNIVRDLAAIGTGAAIVLAGGFGESGPEGVQRQQMLKEAAGTMRILGPNTIGLVNVTDGVVLSASAALGVNALLPGSTALVSQSGGILGSLLSRTDALGIGFSKLIATGNEADVDVSDLMEYLIDDPATKVLALYLEGLRKPQQFRDAALRAAKAGKPIVAFKVGRSSAGAQSAVSHTGALAGSDAAYDALFKQLGIIRAERFSDLLDFPLVLGGGRHLAGRRLAVITSTGAQPAWWRMPPVSRVSTCRLPSRQLPNA
- a CDS encoding enoyl-CoA hydratase/isomerase family protein, translated to MKEKHMTGLVQLSIDDGVAIITLHRPEVRNAINDEMRAELISIIEQVGNDNAVRAVVLTGSGQSFCSGGDVGGMKERLAVPAGDVAFNGWRRQQRTHKGVAALHGLGKPTIAAVNGAAAGLGCDMALACDFIVASEEAVFMMSFIKRGLVSDGGGMYFLPRRVGLSRAKELIFTGRSVAPTEALDIGLADRVSPAATLVSDAAAWGRELGRGSSAAIALSKAILDRTFETAEEQVFALGREAQAICYTTAQHHDSVAAFLDKSKRRER
- a CDS encoding tripartite tricarboxylate transporter substrate binding protein yields the protein MIVENRPGAGTILGTQAVATSDPDGYTLLMATFAHAVNPSLNAKLPFDPHKDFAPVSLIARSFNIVVVSPSSNIKSIADLIAEARKNPDKMNYGTFGIGTSAHLAGELFNVMANVKMTTVAYKGAAPAISDLLGGQIQVMFTTVASAGALVESGQLRAIAVTSPERSPAYPNIPTVAESGVPGYAAESWYGLYAPAKTPAPIIDRLNKATRDAVSAGAFKRLETNEGLIMVGSSPAELDAYVHSEEIRWAKLIKDANIKAE
- a CDS encoding IclR family transcriptional regulator encodes the protein MDAARFVPRKAPANRSLERGVALLRAFRPGAELLGNGELSERTGLSPATVSRLTQTLVRVGYLEHDPVQRAYRLGAAVLSLGHAIRTGSSVVRVTTPLMKALARRMRINVGLAVRDGDEMVYLESVRFNSRASQRAVVSGHRVPIELTALGRAFLAVAKEPEKSALLAELKAKGRKRWSLIEQEIAGAASSIQRRQYCFATWQPGVTALATPVVLEGRPIYVVNVSVTSERSSAEVVESLWGPLLDLAAQIKAAITELDYPPS
- a CDS encoding ArgE/DapE family deacylase; protein product: MTLDPQLRDKIIAAVEKNFDAQIKFTQDMVRHVSTRGNEHTMQDFMFRAMKERGYKMERFEMDRAALAAHPGAGAWDELHSTAPIVVGTHYPRDDKGRSLIMQGHVDVVPAGPHDMWATAPFDPVIQGDWMQGRGAGDMKAGCASNIFALDALKSLGLQPAATVYLQSVVEEESTGDGALMTHLRGYKADAVVVSEPSHETITRANIGVVWFQLEVRGVPVHVQRMGTGANAIDAAYRVIGELRKLEAKWNATKDTMEHFKNIDKPVNLNIGKIVGGDWASSVPAWCKVDMRISLLPGKTAEAAKKEITECVAAFTRGDAFLSNIPPTVTFNGFQAEGYELKPGSDAEATLAAAHETVFGQEPKREISLAYLDSRVYALFDDIPTLNYGCISRGVHGFDEGVNLPSLKKTTTTLALFIAEWCGVESIQA
- a CDS encoding histone deacetylase family protein; translated protein: MKAVYTDKHRSHDPQFFLVRGQVRRTTEQPERADRLLKGLKDGNHTLVTPTEFGQGPRARVHSPEYLRFLEGAWDEWTQLPDYGPEMIANFHPNRVPGNYPTHIIGKLGWHTADTACPIGVGTWAGACASTDVAVTAAQMVLDGEDAVYALCRPPGHHAYRDMAGGFCFMNNSAIAAEHLRLKHERVVILDVDVHHGNGTQGIFYERPDVLTVSIHADPVGYYPFVWGYAHERGEGNGLGANLNIPLPMGTGDDGYIEAMAIAEKTIASFAPTALVVALGLDASEHDPLAALKVTTAGFGRIGAAIARLGLPTVLVQEGGYLSDILGANLTATLGGFEAAR